In the genome of Rhizobium etli 8C-3, one region contains:
- the ald gene encoding alanine dehydrogenase yields MRVGCPKEIKNHEYRVGLTPASVREYVAHGHEVWVETKAGAGIGADDASYISAGAKIAASAKDIFEKCDMVVKVKEPQPSEWAQLRDGQLLYTYLHLAPDPEQTKGLLASGVTAIAYETVTDERGGLPLLAPMSEVAGRLSIQAGATALQKANGGLGILLGGVPGVLPARVAIIGGGVVGLHAAKMAAGLGADVSILDKSLPRLRQLDDMFGGRIHTRYSSIQALEEEVFTADLVIGAVLIPGAAAPKLVTREMLSGMKKGSVIVDVAIDQGGCFETSHATTHSDPTYEVEGVVHYCVANMPGAVPVTSAHALNNATLVHGLALADRGLRAIAEDKHLRNGLNVHRGRITNKPVADALGYEAYAAESLLNVA; encoded by the coding sequence ATGCGTGTCGGTTGCCCGAAGGAAATCAAGAACCATGAATATCGTGTCGGCCTGACACCTGCTTCGGTTCGTGAGTATGTCGCCCATGGCCATGAGGTATGGGTCGAGACAAAGGCGGGCGCCGGCATCGGTGCTGATGATGCCTCTTACATTTCCGCTGGCGCCAAGATCGCCGCCTCGGCCAAGGATATCTTCGAGAAATGCGACATGGTCGTGAAGGTCAAGGAGCCGCAGCCCTCGGAATGGGCGCAGCTTCGCGACGGCCAGCTTCTCTATACCTACCTCCACCTCGCGCCCGATCCCGAGCAGACCAAGGGCCTGCTCGCTTCCGGCGTCACCGCGATTGCCTATGAAACCGTTACCGACGAGCGCGGCGGCCTGCCGCTGCTCGCCCCGATGTCAGAAGTCGCGGGACGCCTGTCGATCCAGGCGGGGGCCACTGCGCTTCAGAAGGCCAACGGTGGCCTTGGCATCCTGCTTGGCGGGGTTCCCGGCGTGTTGCCGGCAAGAGTGGCAATCATCGGCGGCGGCGTTGTTGGCCTGCATGCGGCCAAGATGGCAGCCGGCCTGGGCGCCGATGTCAGTATCCTCGACAAGTCGCTGCCGCGCCTGCGGCAGCTCGACGACATGTTCGGCGGGCGCATTCACACGCGTTATTCCAGCATCCAGGCACTGGAGGAAGAGGTCTTCACTGCCGATCTGGTCATCGGCGCCGTGCTAATTCCTGGTGCGGCCGCACCGAAGCTCGTCACCCGCGAAATGCTCTCCGGCATGAAGAAGGGCTCAGTCATCGTCGATGTCGCGATCGACCAGGGCGGCTGCTTCGAAACCTCGCATGCGACGACGCATTCCGATCCGACCTACGAAGTCGAGGGCGTCGTGCACTACTGCGTCGCCAACATGCCGGGCGCGGTTCCCGTCACTTCCGCGCACGCGCTCAATAACGCAACACTGGTCCATGGTCTGGCGCTCGCCGACCGCGGCCTGCGCGCCATCGCCGAGGACAAACATCTGCGCAACGGTCTCAATGTCCACAGAGGCCGCATCACCAACAAGCCGGTCGCCGATGCACTGGGCTATGAAGCCTACGCCGCGGAAAGCCTATTGAACGTAGCGTAG
- a CDS encoding DUF1203 domain-containing protein: MSAIRFSALPTADAEHLWNGGRDAYDNLPETMVSDGPGHPCRHCLKNIDAGDLLLVFAYRPFPELQPYAETGPIFLHKKRCERYEARDELPPVLKTGRDFIVRGYGENNRIVYGTGAVTAIADIPGYAKELLNRPEIAYVHVRSARNNCFQCRIDR; this comes from the coding sequence ATGTCAGCCATCCGTTTTTCCGCCCTACCGACTGCCGATGCAGAACACCTTTGGAACGGCGGCCGCGATGCCTATGACAATCTGCCGGAAACGATGGTTTCCGATGGACCGGGACATCCCTGTCGTCATTGCCTGAAAAATATCGATGCCGGCGACTTGCTTCTTGTTTTCGCTTACCGCCCATTCCCGGAATTGCAGCCTTATGCAGAGACTGGCCCGATCTTCCTGCACAAGAAGCGGTGCGAGCGTTATGAAGCGCGGGACGAGCTGCCGCCGGTGCTGAAGACGGGTCGGGACTTTATCGTGCGCGGCTATGGCGAGAACAACCGTATTGTCTACGGCACTGGTGCCGTCACCGCGATCGCCGATATTCCGGGCTATGCCAAGGAACTGCTGAATCGCCCGGAGATCGCCTACGTGCATGTGCGCTCGGCGCGCAACAACTGCTTCCAGTGCCGGATCGACAGGTAA
- a CDS encoding GNAT family N-acetyltransferase, translating into MAKSPSSLTAHITRLEMTAPPKASLPVPVNIQTAIMRAPGIPLPFYRYLYRQVGARWQWVDRLRMSDEALVETLHDKRNNISVLYVNGAPAGFYEYFCEDEDTIELCHFGLIEHALGLGIGKWFLLQALYAIWTLNPTRVTTTTNNLDHPRALQLYQMFGFSPVSTGTGIVRPLSDKELLEIARKS; encoded by the coding sequence ATGGCGAAGTCCCCCTCCTCGCTCACGGCGCATATCACCCGGCTGGAAATGACGGCGCCGCCGAAGGCAAGCCTTCCAGTGCCGGTCAACATACAGACGGCGATCATGCGTGCGCCGGGCATTCCGCTGCCGTTCTACCGCTATCTCTACCGTCAGGTCGGCGCCCGATGGCAATGGGTGGACCGGCTGCGGATGAGCGACGAGGCGCTGGTGGAAACCCTGCACGACAAGCGCAACAATATCAGCGTGCTCTATGTCAACGGCGCGCCTGCCGGCTTCTACGAGTATTTCTGCGAGGACGAGGATACGATCGAACTTTGCCATTTCGGCCTGATCGAGCATGCGCTCGGCCTCGGCATCGGCAAGTGGTTCCTGCTGCAGGCGCTCTACGCGATCTGGACGCTGAACCCAACGCGCGTTACGACAACGACCAACAACCTCGACCATCCGCGCGCCCTACAGCTCTATCAGATGTTCGGCTTCTCTCCAGTCTCAACCGGCACCGGCATCGTCCGGCCTCTCAGCGACAAGGAACTGCTGGAGATTGCCAGGAAGAGCTGA
- the sseA gene encoding 3-mercaptopyruvate sulfurtransferase — protein sequence MSEEKSRFVVSADWLQGELGKPDLRVVDASFYLPAQNRDADAEYASGHIPGAIRFDQDKIADHSTGLPHTVPSPDYFAEEAGRLGISETDRIVVYDGIGMFASPRVWWLFRVMGAKDVFVLDGGLDGWKAEGRPLNTDVPSFEPTTFKTNYDANRIVSLETMRDIVSSGAMQIADARSAGRFAATEPEPRAGMRSGHMPGARSLPSGVFANRGRLKSLPELKQTIEDAGIDLSKPVVTSCGSGITAAIITLALESIDHTDNKLYDGSWSEWGSRDDTPVVTGPPDPIKA from the coding sequence ATGAGCGAAGAGAAGAGCCGTTTCGTCGTCTCGGCCGATTGGCTGCAGGGCGAGCTCGGAAAGCCGGACCTGCGCGTGGTGGATGCCTCCTTCTATCTCCCGGCCCAAAATCGCGACGCGGACGCCGAATATGCAAGTGGCCATATTCCCGGCGCGATCCGCTTCGACCAGGACAAGATCGCGGATCATTCCACCGGGCTGCCGCATACCGTCCCCTCGCCGGATTATTTCGCCGAGGAAGCCGGCAGGCTCGGCATCAGCGAGACCGACCGTATCGTCGTTTATGATGGTATCGGCATGTTCGCCTCGCCGCGTGTCTGGTGGCTATTCCGTGTCATGGGGGCGAAAGACGTCTTCGTTCTCGACGGCGGACTCGACGGCTGGAAGGCGGAGGGCCGTCCGCTCAACACGGATGTCCCGAGCTTTGAGCCGACAACTTTCAAGACGAACTATGATGCAAACCGTATCGTTTCCCTCGAAACCATGCGCGACATCGTTTCCAGCGGCGCCATGCAGATTGCCGATGCACGCAGTGCCGGACGTTTCGCCGCCACCGAGCCGGAGCCGCGGGCCGGCATGCGCTCCGGCCATATGCCCGGCGCCCGCAGCCTGCCCTCCGGCGTTTTTGCCAATCGAGGCCGTTTGAAATCGCTGCCGGAGTTGAAGCAGACCATCGAGGATGCCGGAATCGATCTTTCGAAACCTGTCGTCACCTCCTGCGGCTCGGGGATCACTGCCGCGATCATCACGCTGGCGCTCGAATCGATCGACCATACCGACAACAAGCTCTATGACGGCTCGTGGAGCGAGTGGGGCAGCCGCGACGATACCCCGGTCGTAACCGGCCCGCCCGACCCGATCAAGGCCTGA
- a CDS encoding alanyl-tRNA editing protein, translating into MPVNALYRDDFYLSTCEAVVTAIHEGGGIELDQTCFYAASGGQPGDTGFLERADGSKIELGPTKHGATKDIVIHVPSAGQPQPVIGERLVLHVDWPRRYRLMRMHTACHLLSVVCSYPITGAAVGEDESRVDFDMSETIDKDEVTAKMMELVAQNYPVYVQWITDEELAASPSIVKSKNVRPPVGLGRVSLVCIGENSAIDSQPCGGTHVSETQEVGQVHIAKIEKKGKENRRFRIRFGVPGNEA; encoded by the coding sequence ATGCCAGTCAATGCCCTCTATCGTGACGATTTCTATCTATCGACATGCGAGGCGGTGGTCACCGCCATCCACGAAGGCGGGGGCATCGAGCTGGATCAGACCTGCTTTTATGCAGCCTCGGGCGGCCAGCCGGGTGATACGGGCTTCCTCGAGCGCGCCGACGGTTCGAAGATCGAACTTGGTCCGACGAAGCACGGGGCGACCAAGGATATCGTCATCCACGTCCCGTCTGCCGGCCAGCCGCAGCCGGTGATCGGCGAGAGGCTCGTCCTGCATGTCGACTGGCCGCGCCGCTACCGGCTGATGCGCATGCACACAGCCTGCCACCTGCTTTCGGTCGTCTGTTCGTATCCGATCACGGGTGCCGCTGTTGGCGAAGACGAGAGCCGCGTCGATTTCGACATGAGCGAGACGATCGACAAGGACGAGGTGACGGCGAAGATGATGGAACTCGTCGCCCAGAACTATCCCGTCTATGTCCAATGGATTACCGACGAGGAGCTGGCTGCGAGCCCCAGCATCGTGAAATCGAAGAACGTGCGCCCGCCGGTGGGACTTGGCCGTGTCAGCCTCGTTTGCATCGGCGAAAACTCGGCGATTGACAGCCAGCCCTGCGGCGGCACACATGTCTCCGAAACGCAGGAAGTCGGTCAGGTACACATTGCCAAGATTGAAAAGAAGGGTAAGGAGAACCGCCGCTTCCGCATCCGCTTCGGCGTGCCCGGCAACGAAGCCTAA
- a CDS encoding cysteine synthase A, which yields MTFHPSVIEAIGNTPLIKLKGASDATGCTILGKAEFLNPGQSVKDRAALYIIRDAEKKGLLRPGGVIVEGTAGNTGIGLAVVANALGYRTVIVIPETQSQEKKDALKLLGAELVEVPAVPYKNPNNYVKVSGRLAEQLAKSDPNGAIWANQFDNVANRQAHIETTAAEIWKDTDGKIDGFVSAVGSGGTLAGVAAGLRAFRKDVKIAIADPEGAALYEFYKNGELKSSGSSITEGIGQGRITANLEGFTPDFAYQISDAEALPYVFDLVEHEGLCLGGSTGINIAGAVRLAKDLGPGHTVVTILCDYGNRYQSKLFNPDFLTSKGLPVPTWLTTSQDIKIPYEPAA from the coding sequence ATGACCTTCCACCCATCCGTCATCGAGGCGATCGGCAACACTCCGCTCATCAAGCTCAAAGGCGCATCCGACGCGACCGGCTGCACCATCCTCGGCAAGGCGGAGTTCCTGAACCCCGGCCAGTCGGTGAAGGACCGCGCCGCGCTCTACATCATCCGCGATGCCGAGAAAAAGGGCCTGCTGAGGCCTGGCGGCGTAATTGTCGAGGGCACCGCCGGCAATACCGGCATCGGGCTGGCGGTCGTGGCCAACGCGCTCGGCTACCGCACCGTGATCGTCATCCCGGAAACGCAAAGCCAGGAGAAGAAGGACGCGCTGAAGCTGCTCGGCGCCGAACTCGTCGAAGTGCCTGCCGTGCCCTACAAGAACCCCAACAACTATGTGAAGGTTTCCGGCCGCCTGGCAGAGCAGCTGGCGAAGTCCGATCCGAACGGCGCCATCTGGGCGAACCAGTTCGACAATGTCGCAAACCGTCAGGCGCATATCGAGACCACGGCCGCGGAAATCTGGAAAGATACCGACGGCAAGATCGACGGTTTCGTCAGCGCCGTCGGGTCGGGAGGCACGCTTGCGGGCGTTGCGGCCGGCCTCAGGGCGTTCCGCAAGGACGTCAAGATCGCCATCGCCGATCCTGAGGGAGCAGCACTTTACGAGTTCTACAAGAACGGTGAATTGAAATCCTCCGGCTCCTCGATCACCGAAGGCATCGGCCAGGGCCGCATCACGGCCAATCTCGAAGGTTTCACACCGGATTTCGCCTATCAGATTTCCGACGCCGAAGCGCTGCCCTATGTCTTCGATCTCGTCGAACACGAGGGCCTCTGCCTCGGCGGTTCGACTGGAATCAATATTGCCGGTGCGGTCCGTCTTGCGAAAGATCTTGGACCGGGTCACACCGTGGTGACAATCCTTTGCGACTATGGCAACCGCTACCAGTCAAAGCTTTTCAACCCCGACTTCCTGACCTCAAAGGGCCTGCCCGTCCCCACGTGGCTGACCACGTCGCAGGACATAAAGATACCCTACGAGCCAGCAGCGTGA
- a CDS encoding SDR family NAD(P)-dependent oxidoreductase, whose translation MRDFIARPEHGIAWISGANSGLGRALALKLAGDGYKVAVTARNHEQLAELQAEASGLSGSIVVLDGDVTDPEDMEHVLASIEYEHGALALAIFNTGIYQPVHAEQLNRADFEKSFAVNLCGVVNCLLPAIRHMRAKGQGQIAIVSSAAGYGGLPTSAAYGATEAALINMAESLKFDLDKMGIRIQIICPGFADVAAARENSFPMPPLVSPEDAADQIAAGLKSSRFEVSFPKRFIYLLKLLRLMPYGLYFRLVNGSARWWKHPPPSSGHHPATPRPAE comes from the coding sequence ATGCGTGATTTCATCGCCCGTCCCGAACACGGCATCGCCTGGATTTCCGGCGCGAATTCGGGCCTGGGGCGGGCATTGGCGCTTAAACTGGCAGGCGACGGATACAAAGTCGCCGTCACCGCCCGCAATCATGAACAACTGGCCGAACTTCAAGCCGAAGCAAGCGGCCTTTCCGGCAGTATCGTCGTTCTCGATGGCGACGTGACCGATCCCGAGGATATGGAGCATGTGCTCGCCTCGATCGAATACGAGCACGGCGCGCTCGCCCTTGCGATCTTCAACACAGGCATATACCAGCCCGTGCATGCCGAGCAATTGAACCGCGCGGATTTCGAAAAGAGCTTCGCCGTCAATCTCTGCGGAGTTGTCAATTGCCTCCTGCCTGCCATCCGGCACATGAGGGCCAAGGGGCAGGGGCAGATCGCCATTGTCTCTTCCGCCGCCGGCTATGGCGGCCTACCAACGAGCGCGGCCTATGGCGCCACCGAGGCGGCGCTGATCAATATGGCCGAAAGCCTGAAATTCGATCTCGACAAGATGGGCATTCGCATCCAGATCATCTGCCCCGGCTTTGCCGATGTTGCGGCGGCGCGCGAGAACAGCTTTCCGATGCCGCCGCTCGTGTCGCCTGAGGACGCGGCCGACCAGATCGCGGCAGGCCTCAAATCCAGTCGCTTCGAAGTCAGTTTTCCGAAGCGCTTCATCTATCTGTTGAAACTCCTCCGGCTGATGCCGTACGGCCTCTACTTCCGGCTGGTCAACGGTTCGGCCCGCTGGTGGAAGCATCCGCCGCCTTCGTCCGGACACCATCCGGCGACACCGCGTCCTGCGGAGTGA
- a CDS encoding DUF982 domain-containing protein has protein sequence MTSIAQFGSAVYVHRMYFIDEITSLDEVVDYLENWPEERRGLAYETLLKACHEAAAGRFPVGAVRENFRRFVKKADMLAENQESSVFAN, from the coding sequence ATGACATCGATCGCTCAGTTTGGCAGCGCTGTCTACGTCCATCGAATGTATTTTATTGACGAAATCACAAGTCTCGACGAGGTGGTCGACTACCTGGAGAATTGGCCGGAAGAACGACGAGGCCTGGCATACGAGACGCTGCTGAAAGCATGCCATGAAGCTGCCGCCGGTAGATTTCCGGTGGGTGCCGTGCGGGAGAATTTTCGACGCTTCGTCAAGAAGGCCGATATGCTGGCTGAAAATCAGGAGAGTTCTGTATTCGCAAACTAA
- a CDS encoding helix-turn-helix domain-containing protein codes for MPITGYQIKAARSLVGMEQVALAEKAGVSANTIRNMEAYGADRVKGRTETLDAVTDALKAAGVTFIDEGMSDGGPGVRLGK; via the coding sequence ATGCCTATTACTGGATACCAGATAAAAGCTGCCCGTTCTCTCGTCGGAATGGAGCAAGTCGCCTTGGCTGAGAAGGCCGGTGTGAGTGCGAATACCATCCGGAATATGGAGGCGTATGGTGCCGATCGCGTGAAGGGGCGCACTGAGACGCTCGACGCGGTCACTGATGCACTCAAGGCGGCCGGGGTAACCTTTATCGATGAGGGGATGAGCGACGGCGGCCCAGGCGTGAGGCTTGGGAAGTGA
- a CDS encoding DUF3102 domain-containing protein: MSEVIVRSICAEFDVEIVPANVFPQPGQTRAVATMCQILAKYGESHFRLVMTTLSETRDNNALIDQTSLWAVSDLIRACPEWVEQRTSEWLEWWDRIPLGPIMATINQLRGFSHQRHALAGAIYYRLTAFAQERLASQDTAGSIKAKVPEIRTRLYARGDKALEIGQKLIAARSQVPHGEWLPWLRDTARISYPAAKRYMRLAREAAGA; the protein is encoded by the coding sequence ATGTCTGAAGTGATTGTTCGTTCCATCTGCGCAGAGTTCGACGTCGAGATCGTTCCGGCCAATGTATTTCCGCAGCCGGGACAGACCCGCGCCGTGGCCACCATGTGCCAGATCCTTGCGAAATATGGAGAAAGCCATTTCCGGCTCGTCATGACGACACTGAGCGAGACCCGCGACAACAATGCGCTAATCGATCAAACGAGCCTGTGGGCCGTCTCTGACCTCATCAGGGCATGTCCTGAATGGGTGGAGCAGCGCACGTCGGAGTGGCTGGAATGGTGGGATCGGATTCCGCTCGGGCCGATCATGGCAACGATCAACCAGCTCCGCGGCTTCAGCCATCAGCGTCATGCGCTTGCCGGCGCCATCTATTACCGCCTCACGGCATTTGCTCAGGAACGCCTGGCCTCGCAGGACACGGCCGGCAGTATCAAGGCCAAGGTTCCAGAGATCCGCACTCGCCTTTACGCGAGGGGAGATAAGGCGCTCGAAATTGGACAGAAGCTGATCGCAGCTCGATCTCAGGTACCGCACGGTGAATGGCTTCCATGGCTACGCGATACTGCCCGCATCAGTTATCCCGCGGCCAAGCGCTACATGCGGCTCGCCAGAGAGGCCGCCGGCGCATGA
- a CDS encoding phage tail length tape measure family protein yields MTSNKTLNIVIDPSGAETGGRVVKRTIEEVAAAAAKAEQSVQSLSAKSGRAMRAVGVSAQGASRDMRDFSASADYAGRAYSAMATNMSRTASLAAFQRRNLIFQLNDVAVSLASGMNPLMVMAQQGSQISQIYAGQGGVVAALRETGKMAGEAATRFGRWGAVLAPVALGLSHIKTEAESALHSSVSWGEVMTATFQTIRDALQNTFGPAVSTIVDPLIYAFGKLQSAAVDVAELVINSFRAAGVDVAFVWDQLPNIVGGAFVGAVNVAIDHLNKLVNASKEAVNQIIGAFNKIPGVDLSMLDTSGQTIQRLENTYATDLTTAAQEHAARQRAIMSSQPLREGAGNIVDRIGANRARSGLADLANMDFSKSIQGATSLGQAIGSIATAASQASTTVVDVNQQIMDARRQTLTSFEQTGNQLRSMKTELSDIQKTLAAAAQTPVSDIFGDSIGQEAAGAIEAAASSIQKVFKALDGGQITAKTAHESLELVRASLQQIGGDKKSIDSFVDALINGNIRVRDLESGVKSLSQSILNIPDKIVSIGIQQYNVPSAGGGTANVNVIGGNADMRAQQYTINGQAHTVYGGNGNYSTNTSGLIDAYDYAMMNATLGYGGARAAGGPVASGGTYLVGEEGPELVTMGGAGMVANTNSTASILSGGRDTLSLIEDHLYSIMQEVRIHTGYWETADSNDLEIIACLKQIKSVAAASASYSSGGGSSSSSGRGSGYGSGYGSTNGSAMPYSGVDFSSVYNFMGIGSYNGTGAIGYDTYGISPAVHGTNTGMRDLHTPYFATGGQIMPGEDQKVELFKKNSERVIIIDDSKVTDGTQGKNTGKSAERPIQIINHFHNANIGDARSRQAMEDQFRRAILQTVRS; encoded by the coding sequence ATGACCAGCAACAAGACACTCAACATCGTCATTGACCCCTCGGGAGCTGAGACCGGCGGCCGAGTCGTCAAACGAACGATTGAAGAAGTAGCCGCTGCAGCCGCGAAGGCTGAGCAGAGCGTTCAGAGCCTGTCAGCGAAAAGCGGCAGGGCGATGCGTGCCGTCGGCGTGTCCGCACAGGGCGCCAGCCGAGACATGAGAGACTTTAGCGCATCGGCAGATTATGCCGGTCGCGCATATAGCGCCATGGCGACCAACATGAGCAGGACGGCCAGTCTCGCCGCCTTCCAGCGCCGCAACCTGATCTTCCAGTTGAACGACGTCGCTGTTTCCCTCGCCTCCGGCATGAATCCGTTGATGGTAATGGCGCAGCAAGGCTCCCAGATCTCCCAGATCTACGCAGGACAGGGCGGCGTCGTCGCGGCTCTCCGCGAGACTGGAAAGATGGCAGGAGAGGCAGCAACGCGCTTCGGACGTTGGGGCGCTGTGCTCGCTCCTGTCGCGCTCGGGCTATCTCACATCAAGACCGAGGCGGAAAGCGCCCTGCATAGTTCCGTCTCATGGGGCGAAGTCATGACGGCGACGTTCCAGACCATTCGGGACGCGCTGCAGAACACCTTCGGGCCAGCAGTGTCGACGATCGTCGATCCACTGATCTATGCCTTCGGGAAATTGCAGTCGGCCGCCGTGGATGTCGCCGAGCTTGTCATCAACTCGTTCCGCGCGGCTGGAGTTGACGTCGCTTTCGTCTGGGATCAGCTTCCGAACATCGTTGGCGGCGCTTTCGTTGGTGCTGTGAACGTCGCGATCGATCACCTGAACAAGCTGGTGAATGCCTCGAAGGAAGCGGTCAATCAGATCATCGGTGCCTTTAACAAGATTCCAGGCGTTGACCTATCGATGCTGGACACGTCGGGGCAGACGATACAGAGGCTCGAGAATACCTATGCGACGGATCTCACAACGGCGGCGCAGGAACATGCTGCGCGTCAGCGGGCGATCATGTCGAGCCAACCGTTGCGTGAGGGGGCAGGAAACATCGTCGATCGCATCGGCGCCAACCGCGCCCGCTCCGGGCTTGCCGACCTTGCCAACATGGATTTCTCGAAGTCCATTCAGGGCGCAACCTCGCTCGGTCAGGCGATTGGCAGCATCGCCACGGCGGCCAGCCAGGCATCGACCACCGTCGTCGACGTCAACCAGCAGATCATGGATGCCCGCCGGCAGACACTCACCAGCTTCGAGCAGACCGGCAATCAGCTGCGCTCGATGAAGACCGAACTTTCCGATATCCAGAAGACGCTTGCCGCGGCTGCGCAGACGCCGGTCTCCGATATCTTCGGAGACAGCATCGGCCAGGAAGCCGCCGGCGCGATCGAGGCGGCCGCCTCCTCCATCCAGAAGGTCTTCAAGGCGCTGGACGGCGGGCAGATCACCGCAAAGACCGCTCATGAGAGCCTGGAACTGGTGCGCGCCAGCCTGCAGCAGATCGGCGGCGACAAGAAGTCGATCGACTCGTTCGTCGATGCGCTGATCAACGGCAACATCCGCGTCAGGGATCTGGAATCCGGCGTCAAGTCGCTGTCGCAATCGATCCTCAACATCCCCGACAAGATCGTCTCGATCGGCATCCAGCAGTACAATGTCCCGTCTGCTGGCGGTGGCACGGCCAACGTCAATGTCATCGGCGGTAACGCCGACATGCGGGCGCAGCAGTACACGATCAACGGCCAGGCGCACACCGTCTATGGTGGCAACGGCAACTACAGCACCAACACGAGCGGGCTCATCGATGCGTATGACTACGCGATGATGAACGCGACGCTCGGCTACGGCGGCGCCCGCGCAGCCGGTGGCCCGGTCGCATCCGGCGGAACCTATCTCGTCGGCGAGGAAGGCCCGGAGCTCGTCACCATGGGCGGCGCCGGGATGGTGGCGAACACCAATTCCACCGCCTCGATCCTGTCGGGCGGCCGCGATACGCTTTCACTGATCGAGGATCACCTCTACAGCATCATGCAGGAAGTCCGCATCCATACCGGATATTGGGAGACGGCCGACAGCAACGATCTGGAGATCATCGCCTGCCTGAAACAGATCAAGTCTGTGGCGGCCGCGTCGGCTTCCTACAGCAGCGGCGGCGGCTCCTCGTCATCGTCTGGTCGCGGCAGTGGCTATGGTAGCGGCTACGGCAGCACGAATGGCAGCGCCATGCCGTACAGCGGTGTCGATTTCTCCTCGGTCTATAACTTCATGGGCATCGGCAGCTACAACGGCACCGGCGCCATCGGCTATGACACCTACGGCATCAGCCCCGCCGTCCACGGCACCAATACCGGGATGCGCGACCTGCACACGCCGTATTTCGCGACCGGCGGGCAGATCATGCCGGGCGAGGACCAGAAGGTCGAACTGTTCAAGAAGAACAGCGAGCGGGTGATCATCATCGACGACAGCAAGGTGACTGACGGCACTCAGGGCAAGAACACCGGCAAATCCGCCGAGCGGCCGATCCAGATCATCAATCATTTCCACAACGCCAACATCGGCGATGCCCGTTCGCGTCAGGCGATGGAGGATCAATTCCGCCGCGCGATCCTGCAGACCGTGAGGAGCTGA